The sequence below is a genomic window from Humulus lupulus chromosome 3, drHumLupu1.1, whole genome shotgun sequence.
aattgttaaattattcCCTGATAGAAGTTCCTGAGAGCTTGGGTAAGTAGGTATTTATGCTGGTTTCACTTGAAAGAAATACCATTCACAAATGGAGGAAGAAGATTAAAGAATAATGTGTTTAAGAAATTCCAAATAGTAAGATGATGTCATTTTTTGCCACAAGGGAATTGTGTTCTAAGGCAGTTTTGTATCACTTCTTGTATATTTATTGAAGTTGATCATGGTGGCTCTAGTTTTAACCTTGTTTTACTTCAGATGCATCCTCCTAGCATATTGTATGCACACAATACAAGTTTAATTTATGCACAAATGTTAAGACAACATCAAAGTTTCACTCATTGAGTGCACTTCGAAAAATATTATTTGGATGCTTTCAACTTCTCCTTGTACAAGCAAAAAATGAGACCAAGATTCGTTAAATGTGCTTGATCATAATAAAAATAGCTGCTAGAAAAAGAGTTTCTTAGCATCTAGTTTAgtcttaagatatatatatatttcaataatcAAATTTATTGTTAGTGAAAGAATTTTAGCTGAAAAGTATCTAGGCAACTTTGGAAGATTCATAAATGGCTATCAGCCAAATAATGAACTAACAACTTTCCGTTAATATAATATATGCGGAGGATTCGCTTTATCTTTTATGGAAGATAAGTTTATATGAGAATTTTTGGTTTTTTGCACACGCGTCAGGTTCCACATGTTATTTATTCTGTTGTTTAGAGGATTTCTTTCCTTTTCATTTTGTCGTGTTTGTCGCCTGTGTCAACCGCTCCTTTGTCGTTTCTGATAAAAGTTCTTGCCTCTTGGAAACATTTTTGTGAAACGGTTCTTTCATTGGTCCCATGAATCTATTCTTTATGTGGCATTGCCAAATATATTCCCATGTTGGATATCATTGTACCAAAGATTCCTGGTTTGTTTGATGCTACTGTTAGAAGATGGATAAGAAAAGACCttaaaatttaatatacttttcttttttttgtaaaatgatttGAATATATCATgatcattattaataaataagtCCTTATATTATATTGACTTTTTATGTTTGCCAGTAGTCCTGATTTATGGTTGATGTGGATGGTTATGTCTAGATTACGATTTACCATACATTTCTCACTGAATGAACTTAATTCTTTCTTGCCTATAGTGAAAAATTTAATAAGTATTGTATACATGGAAAGCATGAAAGGATAAGCAAGAGGAATAATTAACAGCAGCatcaaattataatttttattaccGAGTATTCATGTCATTTTCAGACAAATTGTTCGGACATTCCTTAATTTTAAATTGTATCAGCATTCATTGGCTACTTTAAGGCTTTCAAATCATATAGTGTTtctatttgaaaaagaaaaagaaatggaaTAGTTAATGTTCAGAGTGATATATCATTTTTTACAACAATATTGTTCTAAGTGACTTATCATTTTTTAAGTCTTGAAGAATCACTTATTTTGGAGTGGGAAACAAATTCTTTAAATGTCAGCTGTAATGTATGACAGGCTGAAAAATGTTCTCTGTATGTTTTATTAAGTCtgttgaactttcttttatactAAAAGCTGTTATTCTGATATCTGTCTCTAATTTGAAGTATATGGGAGAGTTGGGCAGTCATTTTGAAGTTTATCGGAATGATGAACTAACTGTGGAAGAACTAAAGCGGTAAAAGTTTATATTTTAATAGAACATTATTGATTGCTAATCCGTAAATATACTGTATTTAGATGATTTATATTTTTTGCTGATTTTATAGGAAAAATCCGAGAGGAGTGCTTATCTCTCCAGGGCCAGGTTAGATTTATGGTGTTCAAAATTTATTAGACATGATGAAGAAGGAGTTATTAGACAAATTACTATAATCTTCAGGATAATTTGACATAATATTTCATTATGATAGGTGCACCAAAAGATTCAGGGATATCATTGCAAACTGTTTTGGAGCTTGGGCCAATTGTACCATTGTTTGGTGTATGCATGGGTTTGCAGTGCATTGGGGAGGCTTTTGGAGGTATCTAACTTAATTGTTTTGTATCTGAACCTGAACGTGCTCATATGCAACCAAATCTGTCTCTGTTTTTGTTGTGGCTTCTAATTGCTTGTTTCCTTGTTTCACAATGCTCATGGCTTGGTATTGCAGGTCAGGTTGTAAGATCTCCTTATGGCGTCATGCATGGAAAAAGTTCTCTTGTGTACTATGATGAGAAAGGAGAGGAAGGGTTGTTCTCTGGATTATCCAAGTATGgctctaatttttttgtttttttgtcaaTAATATTTATTAGCATTATTGGTACTTGAGAAAAACATTTATTTGTTGGCAATGCTTCATTGTGGGTAGAGATTTTTTAGACTGTTGTGTTTTATTCTACTATTCATGTTATCTCTGCAAAGTATTATTACATTTACAATATTTCTTAAAAGTATTACCACTTTGCTTTGGAGACATGCCTTAACTAATTTGAAGTTTTCTCTTATCAGCTGCAACGCTAACATTTTTCTCTGTTAAAAGAGCTTCACCTTTAATGATATGGTGGAGAATGCTTCTATGATAACCTGCTTCAGTTTCGTATTATTTATGTAATTTATGCTAGTTTATAGTAGTTTAATATATTCATATTCTTTTCAGCCCTTTCACTGCTGGTAGATACCACAGCCTTGTGATTGACCAGGACAGTTTTCCCCATGAACAACTTGAGGTTACAGCATGGACAGAGGATGGGCTCATAATGGCTGCTCGCCACAAAACATATCACCATTTGCAGGTAAAAAGCTTtcttcatttcttcattcatattatgcacaaattttttttttttttttggtgttgtCTGATATAAGGATGCTGTGAGCTAAATTTGAACTTAATTAGTCCTCTTAAAATATTTTCAAGTTATGCAAATGTAACTTGGGGTGCATTGTTGATCCTGAATTCTGAAAACTAAACTATGATCTGGTTAAGGTGGAATGATTAGGAATTGTAGATCATTGTGGAAATGTATATCTCATAGCCTTTAGATGAATAGTAGATAATGATGTATATCAGggatgtttatttttttatttggagGTGGAGATTGCAGTTGGTTCTTTCTCCTCACTATTGaaaaactattattattatgtggAGAGAGAGACCTTAGGAGGAGATTTCTTTGAGATATATAATATGGATAGAAGGAGCAGTGAGAGTGTGGAATCTGATCTTTTGGACTGCTATGATGGTCATCCAATTGTTGAATTAAAATGTGATTACCCAGTTGATGAAGATGCAATTCAGTCAGTTAACAATGAAAAAAATATTGCTTTTCAAGTTTGCACAACTTTTGATTGATCTTTCTGGACTATTGGGTTGGTACCCTTTTTATTATTAGCTGCTTGATTTGTTTGGTTTAAAATGATTGACAGTAGAGTTGGAGACATGAATTGTACATTTCATTCATCCCATAatcaaaaatgaattttaaaCTTGCAGGGAGTTCAGTTCCATCCTGAAAGTATAATTACTACAGAAGGCAAGGGAATTGTGCACAATTTTATCAAAATGATTGAGAGAAGAGAGGCAGAAACAGAGAATTAGATCATGGTTGGTCTGCATTCAAATCAACACAGTGCTTTTTTCCTTCTTTATAAGCACTCTTTTAGGGATGTGATGAGTATGCAGTGAACTACAACGAAGCTGGTACACTAGTCAGTTGCTTTAGTTGCTTTATGAGTTTGTATTAAAAAAATCGAACtcatatataaaataaaactCTTTTTTGACAATTGCCTATCTATGTTATGTTTGGTTTATGGTAATggaataaaaaaatatgtttggttGAGAATACAAATGATAATAGGCTTTCCATTCACAAGTTCTAATGAATTGATATTCCTCTCTAGTTTGGGTGGAATAACAGTTCCATTCCAATTTAAAAAGTTGTCAAAAttcttttctttaataaaaataattacttatATATTCCATTAATATGTAATTAAACTTGTCAAAAATATGTATAATTTAActttaagggtatttttgtcataAAAAATGATATTTACAACCCAATTATCTATCTAGGCACcccattttttctctttttttcctattcaataatattaaaataaaattgtgtTAATTTCAATCACTTTATAATTGTTTTTAAAACCTTAATTTATtcacatatatttttttgtttcaattttttatgtcaaaatatttaaattatattttatttatatgtattttttagaatatgaaaaatgaagaaaaaaattaaaaaagaaagatATTTGTGCCATAAATACCTAATATTTTCGTGTTTATACAGTTATATACCCAAAAAAAATTATGGTTAAACCACGCAACGTCACATATTCCTTACAGTCGTCACCACCAGCTCCGTTAATTGCTGATGTGGCTCATTAGAATGCCACATGTCACTCTACTATTAGTCCACaccataattttaaaaaaatcttattaattgattttaaaaataagaaaaataattagaaatatattttaaagggtttatacttttttggaccctgtattttgtctcattacctgtttgaattctgtgttttgacaaattactttttggaccctatattttgtaaaattgttaaaatagaaccctaagctcaattttcatgaagaaaaaattgaatataacaacacagtttttaagcagaattattttatttttgttctgaattgttagtttggtaaatgaTTTGTGATTTTAGATGAGAAATCATTggccaaaatcgggtttagggtgctattttaaccattttacaaaactcagggtccaaaaagtaatttgtcaaaacacagggtccaaacaggtaatggaacaaaacacagggtccaaaaatgtataaaccctattttaaataatgaaaataaaacaatttaattTGTTTTCTTCTCCTTTCCGATGCTTCATCTTTCTTCTTCCTTTATCTCTataagaaaacccagaaaaacacacaTTTAACCAAGAACAAACCCATATTAAACCCAATTTAAAGATTGactcaacaaaaaaaaatcaaacaaaaccTAAACTTAAATTGAAATGCAATAGTTAGCACTTTCACAATCAAAATGAAAAATCAAAATCGGTAACTTAAATCCCAGATCACAAACAAAATCAATTATCTAAATATCAAACTCAAATTCAATCAATGAACACAAACCAAGATCAAATACCCAACTCAAACCAAAAACCTAATTCAattcttatatttttattattcaatgAATATAAACTCCACAAATTAGCACACCAACAAGCAAACAGATTCAACAAAACCAAGATTCAAAATTGGTAACCAATGACCCATGCCCATCCCATTGACCCACACCTAACACAAGCATATCTGGGTTTTTTCTTTTGGTTCACCCTGCCCATCCCCTCGACCCACACCTAGCACAAGCAAATTAGAGTTTTTTTTTGGGTTCACCCTGCCCATCCCATCAACCCACACCCATCTCGTCGACCCATGCCTAGCATAACCCCACACTGCCGATCTGGGTAGAAGAAGATGAGGTATGGAGGTGAGTTGTGGTGGTGCTCTTCTTCGATTTGTCGACCacgaatgtaacgccctacttatCCAGGACCAttatactgtgtgtttaaaatagtgcttaactcgttaagcgattcatttggactcaaaagtataATTAAAGTAAACTAAAGGTCTATGTACTAAATTTTTTAGTCAAAAGGTTttaattttttcataaaaactttaaacatttacaagggatcccaaaagaatttaaataaaatacaatttcTTTTAATGTTCTCAAAAtagtcggcctaagcgacaaaagtaGATTTTTACTCTAAGCCCCTCAAAATATCCCGATCGTGTCGGGCGAGCAGGTCGAACATGTATGCACcactccaaagccctccaactcatggttggttgactttcccatTGCCCttgcctgcaccatagagcacctgtgagccaaggcccagcaagaaaatcccACAAAACATAATAAATATCATGTCCAACATCAATAGTAATCAGTATCCTTCACAAATAATAAATGcattcattccaatcatataaatcatTAACATGTTTCACAACTTATAAACATGCTCATTTCAAACACAAAAATAATTTACACAGCCTTACTGAGCGGCCCAACTGAGCGAGGCACGACTCCTGGCACCAAGCTTACGGTCCATGTCGGGCGAGTGTGTACAACACTCCTATGGTGGCCCAGCCATCATGGCCTCTATCCCGCATGATTATAGTCGAATACGGACCATGCTGATCATTTACAGACAATTCAACACAAATAACATTATGCATAAATgggaactcaaccctaacaatTTCAAGTATATGGTCATAACCACATCCCAACATAACCGAGAGATCACCctactctatgtgcatatgccagttttcttacctcaagatGACCTCGAGTGCAATCCTCTTCCGAGCCTctcggaaaccctagtcacaacaatataGTGTAGGTTTAGTTTCCCTTAAACCACAACCTACCATAACTTTTCTATAGACCTCACCAGGCTCCAAATACGCTTTAAACATGCTCAATATTGTCTTAGATCCCCTGAGGTTACCCATCAAAATCCATTGAAAACAAACCCAAAACCAAGCTGCCAACATAGATCGGTCGACCGCCTACCACAGGCCGGTCGACcagctcaagtcagagagcaagttCTGCAATTTTTCTACGATTtcccagctccaaaactcaacccAAACCAATTCCAAGCACATAATTTAAGTCACAAAACAGTTATACAGTTGACATACAACCTCTAGACCTCAACTACACCTTCAATTACAACTTATAAGCACCAATTAGAATTCTAGGGTTCCAAGAACCCATTTTTCCTCAATTTCACAATCAGCCCAAATTCCTTGCTTTTATTCAAATTCATGCTTCATTTAGAATTTCAAACACATTTCTATCATCCATATACCCATTTAAACAACTTTAAATcaccaaaatttgaaattaaacTAAATCCCCATGCCTAATCAAGAATAATGAAGAACACCAAGAACTTAATGAAAAAAAGGAGTGGAGAAGAGCTTACCTCTCTAAATTTGAAATTCCTTGATTAATGAAGAAGATAACAGTTCATAATCCCTTCAAAACACCTCAATTCTTTAAGAAATTCCTCAAAATTCCAAGAATTTAGCCCTTGGTCCTTATGTTTTTGGTAACTTCAAGAAGAAGATAAGAGAGAATGAGGGAAAACGTGAATAGGAGAGTGGCTTTCAACACTTAGCCATTTTGTCTAattttagggtcaaaagaccaataTATCATTCCCCATAAACTTCTTTCCTAAAGcacctcaagggcaaaattgtcatttgcctataattcccactaaacctccaATTACACcactaattcccaatttatcaatTAAATCCACCTAATACAATTTTCCCTCCAATTAATTTCATTTTACCAATCATCTCAAATGATTGAAATAcacaaaatactcctaggcttgacccgagccgagtatttttctctttgtgacttttccgctaaaacTGCTTGAAATAATCCACTCATGCtaaaaatcacatatattcacataataatatggtcttaaggcacataacatataataattacaaatataccctcaacgtgtcaaaattacataaatgactttttttaacaaaagcgagtctttaaacaaatttaatacacataattagcatactcaatcatataataataataataataatataattcacataattaccccTGTGTGCCTTCCCAACATGCTAATCAAAGTACTTAATCATATTAGGAGGCTTGGGACGCTACAACGAAGCTCTTCTATGGTGGTGCTCTTCTACGGGGAGTTGTCTTCGATTTGTCGACCacgaagaagaaaagaagaagaagagtcaGGGGGAATAGACGAAGGagatagagaaaaaaaaagttttgatttttttttattgaattagattttttattattttcaaaaaatatttgtttttttataattttaaaattaattaatgtgttttttaattaaaattatgacATGGACTAATGTCAAGTTGGCATCCGTTAGCTTAGCCAGCCCTAAGTGTAGTTAACGGAGCTGGTGGTGATGGCTGCAAGGAATATGTAACGTGTTGGGGGAGAGTAAGATAACACCGCCTCAAAATTTATAATCTATACAAAAAATGGATTAACAGAGATTAAATAAAGGTTGAGAAAGATTATGCGAACCTAAGTTGGTGAAtgatcttcttcaactttgatgaaccttcaaaaaAACCTCGTGGAACCACCATTTGAGAAAATCCTTAGAACAAAAGCAAAAACACAAATCCAACGCTTATACATGTTTCTTAACGtagtcctaatactctatttcctagccaccattgatgtTTGAGGcatttctaagaggaaatgatgattgagattgaataagccttaaactcacaaagtcaagcactttcttttatgagtttcttggagaaatttttagattcttggagctagagagagagtttAAAGAGACaatggagagagtgatcaagtcttccaaaactctattttgACCATTATATAGAGTAGAcgccgtcattaggtctaaccaataggattagacttgtaaaacacgtcaTTTGGAGCTAATTTACCTAAGTCGTACGGACTCcacaggtgatgcatcgcctactagggtttttgaaaccctaagcatCGCCACCCTATCTGATTTTGGACCCCAccaaaggtcctaaaaatgctcCAAATACTACCAAAAATTTTGGGGACCCTTGGATACCTCCATACaccactttggacccaaaaacatatttttaaaagtgtctacaattgaaactcaaatttcacatcttcactatatGAAATTCATGAGGTGTTTATACCTTATATTTTAAGAATAATCTTTTTGTATTTAGCCAATCATAACAATCTCACACTTGGTGAAATACAAGCatcattctctagcttaaacaaTTTTGATACTATatataggatatatatatatatgatatacatAGTAAATATTTAGTAGATTTTTAATATATGTTTGGTATctaatacaaaaatattttgtgattaaatttttttaaaaataatataaaaaagaggaaattacatcttttatgagtttttttttaacaagtttaCAACAATGcagctttttttttaaaataacttattttatggcttttttttaaaaaattcaattttatggatttagtttctcatatttttgtataaaaattggtttatgacataattttattgttaattaagtttatttaaattaGGTGATTATTTTAGTCACTTAAGTGTTTttcatttgattatttttatattagtttcATTATACAATATTGACTTAGTATTTTAAAAAGGAAATTTaatctattttattgtttttatattatttaatatttattttttatattttaatgttacaatttaaaatcacaaatacattctcactttattatttttagttcTTATCTCTTCAACTTATCTTCTCCTTCACGTCTTATTTATTCTCCCTCTTTGTCAAACTTTTTTGTAGAAGTCTTCTTATTAAGTTGTCTCCCCTTCAACTCaaatattttattagtttttatcATTTTCTATTAttgtacttatttttttttactatatatataaaaaaaatcaaatcaatttttttgttctaacttttttttttttaagatcatgACTATTTTTTTTCCTTGTTTGAGTTAAGTAACTACTAACAATCCTGttttcatatatgattttttttttcacatttggATGTTCCCATGAGAGTAACTAGGTATctattcacgttttcatatcatttttttttcaaatttaaatgtTTACATCAGGGTAACTAGTTATCCATTCATgttttttatatctattttttctttccaaatttggattTTCCTATCAGGGTTACTGGCtacccattcaagttttcatatctattttttttctttcaaatttgactGTTCTCactaggataactggttacccattcacattttcatcatattttttttctttagatttgaatgttcccatcaaggtaactggttacctattcaCGTTtccatatctatttttttcttttttaatttggATGTTCTTATCAGATTTACTTTGTtacccattcaagttttcatatttGGATGTTCCCACTTGGATAAATGGTTactcattcacattttcatataatttttttcctagatttgaatgttctcatcGGGGTAATAgattacccattcacgttttcatatttttattaattttatttccaaatttggatgttcctataagggttacaataaaaagaaaatgctaaaaaattgatttgaattttttttacgtatagtggaaaaattataaaaaataattacaataataaaagataataaataataaaatagtaaaataattatgtaatgttaaaatatatgtgtgaaaaaaaaatggaaggataaaagaataagtacaaaatagaagaaaatggaagg
It includes:
- the LOC133824377 gene encoding anthranilate synthase beta subunit 1, chloroplastic-like yields the protein MAAIVPSQLSFQQPKTLFSSKTLQIPSPAFLPTPSSPSSERRFGVKLGNGFAQKSSMAVAESNTRSTVSDKKIKSPIIVIDNYDSFTYNLCQYMGELGSHFEVYRNDELTVEELKRKNPRGVLISPGPGAPKDSGISLQTVLELGPIVPLFGVCMGLQCIGEAFGGQVVRSPYGVMHGKSSLVYYDEKGEEGLFSGLSNPFTAGRYHSLVIDQDSFPHEQLEVTAWTEDGLIMAARHKTYHHLQGVQFHPESIITTEGKGIVHNFIKMIERREAETEN